The following are encoded in a window of Sporichthya brevicatena genomic DNA:
- a CDS encoding copper transporter, whose protein sequence is MVSFRYHLVSLIAVFMALATGILVGSSLLNQSLIDSQRSTISQQQTEKDNLRRDLDSARNEVAYRNSYLDALDDRLLTGRLAGQRVLLVTMPGAAGGDADGLTEILGKAGARVTGRLSVSENWFATADDEGDGPAKAQTREEIVRKHAIPELRGQPAAVQLAGALLTKGGTDRAVAPTAKTFLEQLDRGGFLSRNNLADRADLAVILLATPTDPAPTTPDRVARGLPALAAALDAAGNGVVVAAPTKAATGAAMEALRKDNATRRTISTVDTVEAVFGRVALVFALVEQMRGGAGHYGAATSSDAPLPPEPAPGKR, encoded by the coding sequence GTGGTCTCCTTCCGCTACCACCTGGTGTCGCTGATCGCTGTCTTCATGGCGCTCGCGACCGGCATCCTGGTGGGCAGTTCCCTGCTGAACCAGTCGCTGATCGACTCGCAGCGCTCGACGATCTCCCAGCAGCAGACCGAGAAGGACAACCTGCGCCGGGACCTCGACTCCGCCCGCAACGAGGTCGCGTACCGCAACAGCTACCTCGACGCCCTCGACGACCGGCTGCTCACCGGTCGCCTCGCCGGCCAGCGCGTGCTGCTGGTGACGATGCCCGGCGCCGCCGGTGGGGACGCGGACGGGCTCACCGAGATCCTCGGCAAGGCGGGCGCCCGGGTGACCGGCCGCCTCAGCGTCTCCGAGAACTGGTTCGCCACGGCCGACGACGAGGGCGACGGACCGGCGAAGGCCCAGACCCGTGAGGAGATCGTCCGCAAACACGCGATCCCGGAGCTGCGCGGGCAGCCGGCGGCCGTCCAGCTCGCGGGGGCGCTGCTGACCAAGGGCGGGACGGACCGTGCGGTCGCGCCCACCGCGAAGACGTTCCTCGAGCAGCTCGACCGCGGCGGCTTCCTCTCGCGCAACAACCTCGCGGACCGTGCCGACCTCGCGGTGATCCTGCTCGCGACGCCGACGGACCCGGCGCCCACGACCCCGGACCGGGTCGCCCGCGGGCTTCCGGCGCTGGCCGCGGCGCTGGACGCCGCCGGCAACGGCGTCGTCGTCGCGGCACCGACCAAGGCCGCGACCGGCGCCGCGATGGAGGCGCTGCGCAAGGACAACGCGACCCGGCGCACGATCAGCACCGTCGACACCGTCGAGGCCGTCTTCGGCCGCGTCGCGCTGGTCTTCGCGCTCGTCGAGCAGATGAGGGGCGGGGCCGGGCACTATGGCGCGGCGACGTCCTCGGACGCCCCGCTGCCGCCCGAACCCGCCCCGGGGAAACGATGA
- a CDS encoding cupin domain-containing protein: MAPTVDLAPASTGRLGVWRDLIRDHFVSLDVEAPRADGFRGQVRTVELGDLRVAEVASIPQSAHRTAALARADAERWFQIGLLTGGAARLTQDGRECELHPGDFALYETDRPFTWDLGHGTDPWRLLVFTWPRAAVDLSETEAAER; the protein is encoded by the coding sequence GTGGCCCCAACCGTCGACCTGGCGCCCGCCAGCACGGGACGCCTCGGGGTGTGGCGCGACCTGATCCGGGACCACTTCGTCTCGCTCGACGTCGAGGCGCCCCGGGCGGACGGCTTCCGCGGGCAGGTGCGGACCGTCGAACTGGGCGACCTGCGGGTCGCCGAGGTCGCCTCGATCCCGCAGTCCGCGCACCGCACCGCCGCCCTCGCCCGGGCCGACGCGGAGCGCTGGTTCCAGATCGGCCTGCTCACCGGGGGAGCCGCGCGCCTGACCCAGGACGGCCGGGAGTGCGAGCTGCACCCCGGGGACTTCGCCCTGTACGAGACCGACCGGCCCTTCACCTGGGACCTCGGCCACGGCACCGATCCGTGGCGTCTGCTCGTGTTCACCTGGCCCCGCGCCGCCGTCGACCTCAGCGAGACCGAGGCCGCCGAGCG
- a CDS encoding helix-turn-helix transcriptional regulator: LGGGDGFSGVVSRMLRDLAGNAPTIAGDPRADATDLARRVAGLAVTAAGTARPAPPPADARLRARIETYLRANLADPDLSPETIAAAHFISTRHLHRLFAGTGRTVGQWLRAERLERARHDLVTGQGGVAEISRRWGFSDPAVFSRAFKAAYGTAPSRLLPGSG, encoded by the coding sequence GCTCGGCGGCGGGGACGGTTTCTCCGGCGTCGTCAGCCGGATGCTGCGCGACCTCGCCGGCAACGCGCCGACGATCGCCGGCGACCCGCGCGCCGACGCGACCGACCTGGCCCGCCGCGTCGCCGGGCTCGCCGTCACGGCGGCCGGGACCGCCCGTCCCGCCCCACCGCCGGCGGACGCCCGCCTCCGGGCCCGGATCGAGACCTACCTGCGCGCGAATCTCGCGGACCCGGACCTGTCCCCGGAGACGATCGCCGCGGCGCACTTCATCTCGACGCGTCACCTGCACCGCCTGTTCGCCGGCACCGGCCGGACGGTCGGGCAGTGGCTCCGGGCGGAGCGGCTCGAACGCGCCCGCCACGACCTGGTCACCGGGCAGGGCGGCGTGGCGGAGATCTCCCGCCGCTGGGGCTTCAGCGACCCGGCGGTGTTCAGCCGGGCGTTCAAGGCCGCGTACGGCACGGCACCGAGCCGCCTGCTGCCCGGGTCCGGGTAG
- the murJ gene encoding murein biosynthesis integral membrane protein MurJ, translated as MSDPAAPSPPPSLARGFAAGLIGGAVTVAVVTVVARVVGLGRWVVFSKTVGGGCLADAYNTANLVPNVLFEVVAGGALAGAVVPVLAGAVARSDRAAVDRTVSALLSWTLALLVPVTLVLALLSRPVVRVLLGNDVDCPGAVDAGTRMLLMFTPQLLCYGLAVVLGGALQAHRRFLAAAAAPLVSSLVVIGAYLGFVALADGERAADAIPRSAEAALAVGTTLGVVAMAIAVAVPIRSAGVTVRPTLTFPPGVLPQVRRLAGAGLAVLLAQQGALVVIALLANHAGDPGALTAYVWSWAVYLVPYAVLAVPIATSAFPRLAAAAEAGETERLARLTAGTTRAVLVAAAAGAALVAAAAVPASRVFASNGGSNDPDALAAGIAAFAPGLVGYGLVAHLTRVLYAGHHGRAAARAATTGWAVVVVADVALVAAVAERHTVLALGIGNAIGMTVAAVLLLAAVVHRSGRAAVAGLPRTAVTALLGGLAGAAVGAPLGARFDDAGFVGGLVGTAACAALAGTVLLAVVALGDRGTLLAVRGSLRPAAPTLGDDISTGSAPSRGDDISTEGRAR; from the coding sequence GTGAGCGACCCGGCCGCGCCGTCGCCCCCTCCCTCCCTGGCCCGGGGTTTCGCCGCCGGCCTGATCGGCGGGGCGGTCACGGTCGCGGTGGTGACGGTCGTCGCCCGGGTCGTCGGGCTCGGCCGCTGGGTCGTGTTCTCCAAGACCGTCGGCGGCGGTTGCCTCGCCGACGCCTACAACACCGCGAACCTGGTGCCGAACGTCCTGTTCGAGGTCGTCGCCGGGGGAGCGCTCGCCGGGGCGGTGGTCCCCGTCCTCGCCGGCGCCGTGGCGCGCTCCGACCGCGCCGCCGTCGACCGCACCGTGTCCGCCCTGCTGTCGTGGACGCTCGCCCTCCTCGTCCCCGTCACCCTCGTGCTCGCGCTGCTGTCCCGGCCCGTCGTGCGCGTCCTGCTCGGGAACGACGTGGACTGCCCCGGCGCCGTCGACGCCGGGACGCGGATGCTGCTGATGTTCACCCCGCAGCTGCTCTGTTACGGCCTCGCGGTCGTCCTCGGGGGCGCGCTCCAGGCCCACCGCCGGTTCCTCGCCGCCGCCGCGGCGCCGCTGGTGTCCAGCCTCGTCGTGATCGGGGCGTACCTCGGTTTCGTCGCGCTGGCCGACGGCGAGCGGGCCGCCGACGCGATCCCGCGCTCGGCCGAGGCCGCCCTTGCGGTGGGCACGACGCTGGGCGTCGTGGCGATGGCGATCGCGGTCGCGGTGCCGATCCGCTCCGCCGGCGTCACCGTCCGCCCGACGCTGACGTTCCCGCCCGGCGTGCTGCCCCAGGTGCGGCGCCTCGCCGGAGCGGGCCTGGCCGTGCTGCTGGCGCAGCAGGGCGCGCTGGTCGTCATCGCGCTGCTCGCCAACCACGCCGGCGACCCCGGGGCCCTGACCGCCTACGTGTGGTCCTGGGCGGTCTACCTCGTGCCCTACGCCGTGCTCGCCGTGCCGATCGCGACCAGCGCCTTCCCGCGCCTCGCCGCAGCCGCGGAGGCGGGGGAGACCGAGCGCCTCGCCCGGCTGACGGCCGGCACCACGCGGGCGGTCCTCGTCGCCGCGGCCGCCGGCGCCGCGCTGGTCGCCGCCGCCGCGGTCCCCGCGTCTCGGGTGTTCGCCTCCAACGGCGGCTCGAACGACCCTGACGCGCTCGCCGCCGGGATCGCGGCGTTCGCGCCCGGGCTGGTCGGCTACGGGCTCGTCGCGCACCTGACACGGGTTCTCTACGCCGGACACCACGGCCGCGCCGCCGCCCGCGCCGCCACGACCGGCTGGGCCGTGGTCGTGGTCGCGGACGTCGCGCTGGTCGCCGCCGTGGCCGAGCGGCACACCGTTCTCGCCCTCGGCATCGGCAACGCCATCGGCATGACGGTGGCCGCGGTCCTGCTCCTGGCCGCCGTCGTGCACCGTTCCGGCCGGGCAGCCGTCGCCGGCCTGCCCCGGACCGCGGTCACGGCCCTGCTCGGCGGCCTCGCCGGCGCCGCCGTCGGTGCCCCGCTCGGCGCGCGGTTCGACGACGCCGGGTTCGTCGGCGGTCTGGTCGGCACCGCCGCCTGCGCCGCCCTCGCCGGGACCGTCCTGCTCGCCGTCGTCGCCCTCGGCGACCGCGGGACCCTCCTCGCCGTCCGCGGCAGCCTGCGCCCCGCCGCCCCGACCCTTGGAGATGACATCTCCACCGGATCGGCCCCGTCTCGTGGAGATGACATCTCCACCGAGGGGCGGGCGCGATGA
- a CDS encoding NAD kinase, translating into MDQRTVLLVAHVGRPDALDAARRAATRLLEAGIALHATEVDAKALLLPDIEVVAADGAASAGCELALVLGGDGTLLRAAELARDPGIPLLGVNLGHVGFLAEAEREELGELVDRVVARDYTVEERMTIDVTVTVDGELVASTWALNEASVEKAARDRMLEVVAEVDGRPLSRWGCDGVVCATPTGSTAYAFSAGGPIVWPEVDALLMIPISAHALFSRPIVVSPRSRLAVEVQSDTPHGVLWVDGRRTWPLPAGARVEVVRGAVPVRLARLHQAPFTDRLVRKFELPVRGWRGAAEHRTDPDTGT; encoded by the coding sequence GTGGACCAGCGGACGGTGCTGCTGGTCGCGCACGTCGGCCGCCCGGACGCCCTGGACGCCGCGCGCCGGGCGGCGACCCGGCTGCTGGAGGCCGGGATCGCGCTGCACGCCACCGAGGTGGACGCCAAGGCGCTGCTGCTCCCCGACATCGAGGTCGTCGCCGCCGACGGCGCCGCCTCGGCGGGCTGCGAGCTCGCGCTCGTCCTCGGGGGTGACGGCACCCTGCTCCGCGCGGCCGAGCTGGCCCGCGACCCGGGGATCCCGCTGCTCGGGGTGAACCTCGGCCACGTCGGGTTCCTCGCCGAGGCCGAGCGAGAGGAGCTCGGTGAACTCGTCGACCGCGTCGTGGCCCGCGACTACACCGTCGAGGAACGGATGACGATCGATGTCACCGTCACCGTCGACGGCGAGCTCGTCGCCTCGACCTGGGCGCTGAACGAGGCGTCGGTGGAGAAGGCGGCCCGCGACCGGATGCTCGAGGTCGTCGCGGAGGTCGACGGACGCCCGCTGTCCCGGTGGGGCTGCGACGGCGTCGTCTGTGCGACCCCGACCGGCTCGACGGCCTACGCGTTCTCGGCGGGCGGCCCGATCGTGTGGCCCGAGGTCGACGCCCTGCTGATGATCCCGATCTCGGCCCACGCGCTGTTCTCGCGCCCGATCGTGGTGTCGCCGCGGTCGCGGCTCGCGGTCGAGGTGCAGTCCGACACCCCGCACGGCGTGCTCTGGGTCGACGGCCGCCGGACCTGGCCGCTGCCGGCCGGGGCGCGGGTCGAGGTCGTCCGCGGGGCCGTGCCGGTCCGCCTCGCCCGGCTGCACCAGGCGCCGTTCACCGACCGACTGGTCCGCAAGTTCGAGCTGCCGGTGCGCGGCTGGCGAGGCGCCGCCGAGCACCGGACCGACCCTGACACCGGAACCTGA
- the recN gene encoding DNA repair protein RecN yields MLEEIAIRELGVIEDAVLELGPGLTVLTGETGAGKTMVMTALGLLLGGKADSGLIRTGAERLVLEGRVRVAPDSAVAARAIDAGGELDEDVLLLGRTVTAEGRSRAYVGGRSAPVGLLGELAEDLVAVHGQHDQQRLLRPTRQRELLDRYGGDPVAKALTAYRRTHDQLLEVRARLTEITGRARERAQEADLLRLGLAEIEAVNPEPDEDVRLAAEIERLAHADALRAAATGAHDLLLTDAERSGTDAATLVGNARNVLDAMSAHDPELAALAQRVAEISYLLADVTADLASYAAGVEVDPARLQSAQERLADLGRLQRKYGETIADVLAYAESGSARLLELDTDSDTTEELRAEEARLDAERTTLAAALTKARTKAADRLAKAVTAELAGLAMPKAAFTVAVTPAEFGRDGADEVELLLAPHPGAPARPIQRSASGGELSRIMLALQVVLAGADPVPTFVFDEVDAGVGGKAAVEVGRRLAALARTSQVLVVTHLPQVAAFADRHLLVAKADDGRVTRTGVTVLEGEDRVRELSRMLAGQEDSAAARAHAEELLAAAAEG; encoded by the coding sequence GTGCTGGAGGAGATCGCGATCCGCGAGCTCGGCGTGATCGAGGACGCCGTGCTGGAGCTCGGTCCCGGCCTCACCGTGCTGACCGGCGAGACCGGCGCGGGCAAGACGATGGTGATGACCGCCCTCGGGCTGCTGCTCGGCGGCAAGGCGGACTCCGGCCTGATCCGGACCGGCGCCGAACGTCTCGTGCTCGAGGGTCGCGTCCGCGTCGCGCCCGACTCCGCCGTCGCCGCCCGCGCGATCGACGCCGGGGGAGAGCTCGACGAGGACGTCCTTCTCCTCGGCCGCACGGTCACCGCGGAAGGTCGCTCGCGGGCCTACGTCGGCGGCCGGTCCGCCCCCGTGGGGCTGCTCGGCGAGCTCGCCGAGGACCTCGTCGCCGTCCACGGCCAGCACGACCAGCAACGGCTGCTCCGTCCGACCCGGCAGCGCGAACTGCTCGACCGCTACGGCGGCGACCCGGTGGCCAAGGCCCTGACCGCGTACCGGCGGACCCACGACCAGCTGCTCGAGGTCCGCGCCCGCCTGACCGAGATCACCGGTCGCGCGCGGGAACGGGCGCAGGAGGCGGACCTGCTGCGCCTCGGCCTGGCCGAGATCGAGGCCGTGAACCCGGAGCCGGACGAGGACGTCCGTCTCGCCGCGGAGATCGAGCGGCTCGCCCACGCCGACGCTCTGCGCGCCGCGGCGACCGGCGCGCACGACCTGCTGCTCACGGACGCCGAGCGCAGCGGCACCGACGCCGCGACGCTGGTCGGCAACGCCCGCAACGTCCTCGACGCCATGTCCGCCCACGACCCGGAGCTGGCCGCGCTGGCCCAGCGGGTCGCGGAGATCTCCTACCTGCTCGCCGACGTCACCGCGGACCTCGCGTCCTACGCCGCCGGCGTCGAGGTCGACCCCGCCCGGCTGCAGAGCGCGCAGGAACGGCTCGCCGACCTCGGGCGGCTGCAGCGCAAGTACGGCGAGACGATCGCCGACGTCCTGGCCTACGCCGAGTCCGGCTCGGCCCGACTGCTCGAGCTCGACACCGACAGCGACACGACCGAGGAGCTGCGCGCCGAGGAGGCCCGCCTCGACGCCGAGCGCACGACCCTGGCCGCCGCCCTGACCAAGGCCCGCACCAAGGCCGCCGACCGGCTCGCGAAGGCGGTCACCGCCGAGTTGGCCGGGCTCGCGATGCCCAAGGCCGCGTTCACCGTCGCGGTGACGCCGGCCGAGTTCGGCCGCGACGGCGCGGACGAGGTCGAGCTGCTGCTCGCCCCGCACCCGGGTGCACCGGCGCGCCCGATCCAGCGCTCGGCGTCCGGTGGTGAGCTCTCCCGGATCATGCTCGCGCTGCAGGTGGTCCTCGCCGGCGCGGACCCGGTCCCGACGTTCGTCTTCGACGAGGTCGACGCCGGCGTCGGCGGCAAGGCCGCGGTCGAGGTCGGGCGGCGGCTGGCCGCGCTCGCCCGGACGTCGCAGGTCCTCGTCGTCACCCACCTCCCGCAGGTCGCCGCGTTCGCCGACCGCCACCTGCTGGTCGCCAAGGCCGACGACGGGCGCGTGACGCGGACCGGGGTGACCGTGCTCGAGGGGGAGGACCGCGTCCGGGAGCTCTCGCGCATGCTCGCCGGCCAGGAGGACTCCGCCGCGGCCCGGGCCCACGCCGAGGAACTGCTCGCCGCGGCCGCCGAGGGGTAA
- a CDS encoding TlyA family RNA methyltransferase: MAPRRLRLDAELVRRGLARSREHASEMIAAGRVSVAGRTATKPATQVESADPIVVAEDDSDPNYASRGGHKLAGALDAFDARPGGGPRVEGRHCLDAGASTGGFTDVLLRRGAAHVVAVDVGYGQLAWSIQSHERVTVRDRTNVRTLTPEEAGDPPPELIVADLSFISLVKVLPALAGVAAPDADLVLMVKPQFEVGKANLPAGAVVRDPGLRAEAVRSVAAAAAELDLGIRGVTASPLPGPSGNVEYFLWMAAGAPPLDDADLAAAIEAGPQ, translated from the coding sequence GTGGCTCCGCGGAGGTTGCGCCTCGACGCGGAACTCGTGCGGCGCGGGCTCGCCCGCTCGCGGGAGCACGCGTCCGAGATGATCGCGGCCGGCCGGGTGAGCGTCGCGGGCCGGACCGCGACCAAACCCGCCACGCAGGTGGAGTCCGCGGACCCGATCGTGGTCGCGGAGGACGACTCCGACCCCAACTACGCCTCGCGGGGCGGGCACAAGCTCGCCGGCGCGCTCGACGCGTTCGACGCCCGGCCCGGCGGCGGCCCCCGGGTCGAGGGCCGGCACTGCCTGGACGCGGGTGCCTCGACCGGCGGGTTCACCGACGTCCTGCTCCGCCGCGGCGCCGCGCACGTGGTCGCGGTCGACGTCGGCTACGGCCAGCTCGCCTGGTCCATCCAGTCGCACGAACGCGTCACCGTCCGCGACCGCACCAACGTCCGCACGCTGACGCCCGAGGAAGCGGGGGACCCGCCGCCCGAGCTGATCGTGGCGGACCTGTCGTTCATCTCCCTGGTCAAGGTGCTGCCCGCCCTCGCCGGGGTCGCGGCGCCGGACGCGGACCTGGTCCTCATGGTCAAACCGCAGTTCGAGGTCGGGAAGGCGAACCTCCCGGCCGGCGCGGTGGTTCGCGACCCGGGTCTGCGGGCCGAGGCCGTGCGCTCGGTCGCAGCCGCCGCCGCTGAACTGGACCTGGGGATCCGCGGAGTCACGGCGAGCCCTCTGCCCGGACCGAGCGGGAACGTCGAATACTTCCTCTGGATGGCCGCGGGTGCTCCACCCCTGGACGACGCCGACCTGGCGGCGGCGATCGAGGCAGGACCCCAGTGA
- a CDS encoding molybdopterin-dependent oxidoreductase yields the protein MTAVLPDAGPTAAARTRTVRAACPHDCPDTCAMRVTVVDGVATEVRGDPDHPFTQGGLCVKLNNFVDTVYSPGRVLYPMRRTGPKGSGQFARISWDEALDEIATRFREIADTYGPEAILPASYLGTQGILNGLNVGDPFFNKLGATITERTYCDSGASTAYVMTLGPAAGVDPESFVHSKFILIWACNPISTNLHLWPFIAEAQRRGAKVVVVDPLRTRTAKHADWHIPIRPGTDTALALAMMHVIIGEGLHDADYVANHTVGFDELAERVRQYTPEWAAEQTGVPADDIRTLAREYATTQPSMIRIGVAIERHAGGGQTVRALSCLPGLVGAWRRPGGGILALPLWAFPVNWPALLGAELIRPGTRIVNQFLLGRALTGELELDPPIQALMVYNTNPLVVCPEQDKLLAGLAREDLFTVVSEHFQTDTADYADIVLPATTQLEQDDVMFSWGHFYITRNNRAIEPLGEAIPNTELFRRLGQRMGFTEPYFTRTDDEMIAAAFDWSAPQMDGITPASLAADGWARLRLPDADSYAPYAEGGFPTPSGKVEFSAAAAAMGNFVLGLFRQGSEEHQPGQPVDPLPHWIPPRESAFGPDAGNRLNLVSPKSHAYLNSSFADQPQQRRIQGEPALLMHPADAAARNIADGDAVRVHNERGSFVVVAKVTDETAPGVVAAHMGGWRKHAKELATVAAVTPFEFADLGNAPTFSDTWVEVDLA from the coding sequence ATGACCGCTGTCCTGCCCGACGCCGGGCCCACTGCCGCCGCCCGGACCCGGACCGTGCGAGCCGCCTGTCCGCACGACTGCCCCGACACCTGCGCGATGCGCGTGACGGTGGTCGACGGCGTCGCCACCGAGGTCCGCGGCGACCCGGACCACCCGTTCACCCAGGGTGGTCTGTGCGTCAAGCTCAACAACTTCGTCGACACGGTGTACTCCCCCGGCCGCGTGCTCTACCCGATGCGTCGCACCGGCCCGAAGGGCAGCGGCCAGTTCGCCCGGATCAGCTGGGACGAGGCCCTCGACGAGATCGCGACGCGGTTCCGCGAGATCGCGGACACCTACGGGCCCGAGGCGATTCTGCCCGCGAGCTACCTCGGCACCCAGGGCATCCTCAACGGCCTCAACGTCGGCGACCCGTTCTTCAACAAGCTCGGGGCGACGATCACCGAGCGGACCTACTGCGACTCCGGGGCCTCGACCGCGTACGTCATGACGCTCGGGCCGGCCGCCGGGGTCGACCCCGAGAGCTTCGTCCACTCGAAGTTCATCCTGATCTGGGCCTGCAACCCGATCAGCACGAACCTGCACCTGTGGCCGTTCATCGCCGAGGCGCAGCGGCGCGGGGCGAAGGTCGTGGTCGTCGACCCGTTGCGCACGAGGACGGCCAAGCACGCGGACTGGCACATCCCGATCCGGCCTGGCACCGACACCGCGCTGGCGCTCGCGATGATGCATGTGATCATCGGCGAGGGCCTGCACGACGCCGACTACGTCGCGAACCACACCGTCGGGTTCGACGAGCTCGCCGAGCGCGTCCGGCAGTACACGCCGGAGTGGGCGGCGGAGCAGACCGGCGTCCCCGCCGACGACATCCGGACGCTCGCGCGCGAGTACGCGACCACCCAGCCGTCGATGATCCGCATCGGCGTCGCGATCGAGCGGCACGCGGGCGGCGGTCAGACGGTGCGCGCGCTGTCCTGCCTGCCGGGCCTGGTCGGCGCGTGGCGGCGGCCCGGCGGCGGAATCCTTGCCCTCCCGCTGTGGGCGTTCCCAGTGAACTGGCCGGCGCTGCTCGGGGCGGAACTGATCCGGCCCGGCACGCGCATCGTCAACCAGTTCCTGCTCGGTCGCGCGCTCACCGGTGAGCTCGAGCTCGACCCGCCGATCCAGGCCCTGATGGTCTACAACACCAACCCGCTCGTGGTCTGCCCGGAGCAGGACAAGCTGCTGGCCGGTTTGGCCCGGGAGGACCTGTTCACGGTCGTCTCCGAGCACTTCCAGACCGACACCGCCGACTACGCGGACATCGTTCTGCCGGCGACGACCCAGCTCGAGCAGGACGACGTCATGTTCAGCTGGGGGCACTTCTACATCACGCGGAACAACCGGGCGATCGAGCCGCTGGGCGAGGCCATCCCGAACACGGAGCTGTTCCGTCGGCTCGGGCAACGCATGGGCTTCACCGAGCCCTACTTCACCCGTACCGACGACGAGATGATCGCCGCCGCGTTCGACTGGTCCGCCCCGCAGATGGACGGCATCACGCCGGCGTCCCTCGCCGCCGACGGCTGGGCCCGGCTGCGGCTGCCCGACGCGGACTCCTACGCGCCCTACGCCGAGGGCGGTTTCCCGACCCCGTCGGGGAAGGTCGAGTTCTCCGCAGCCGCCGCGGCCATGGGCAACTTCGTTCTCGGGCTGTTCCGGCAGGGCTCGGAGGAGCACCAGCCGGGGCAGCCGGTCGACCCGCTGCCGCACTGGATCCCCCCGCGTGAGTCGGCGTTCGGCCCGGACGCCGGGAACCGGCTCAACCTCGTCTCGCCGAAGTCCCACGCGTACCTGAACTCGAGCTTCGCGGACCAGCCGCAGCAGCGGCGGATCCAGGGCGAGCCCGCCCTGCTGATGCACCCGGCCGACGCCGCGGCGCGCAACATCGCCGACGGAGACGCGGTGCGGGTCCACAACGAGCGGGGCTCGTTCGTCGTCGTCGCCAAGGTGACGGACGAGACCGCCCCCGGCGTCGTCGCCGCCCACATGGGTGGGTGGCGCAAGCACGCGAAGGAACTCGCGACCGTGGCCGCGGTGACCCCGTTCGAGTTCGCGGACCTCGGCAACGCCCCGACGTTCTCCGACACCTGGGTCGAGGTCGACCTCGCCTGA
- the steA gene encoding putative cytokinetic ring protein SteA — protein sequence MRWPHRTRARVNSDPGVSAVVRVDRRTKNLTKRLRPGEIAVIDHEDLDRVSAEALVACRARAVVNAAPSISGRYPNLGPQILLQAGIPLIDDAGADLLEFVVEGEVLRLEGGTLYRGTDAVGQGVVRTAEDVAEAMEKAREGLSDQLRAFAANTMEYLEREHSLLLDGVGIPDLTTDLDGRHALIVVRGHHYREDIATLRPYIQEYRPVMIGVDGGADALLEAGYTPQLIVGDMDSVSDRALCCGAELVVHAYRDGRAPGLERLQALGLDAVVFPATGTSEDVAMLLADDCGASLIVAVGTHATLDEFLDKGRAGMASTFLTRLRVGGKLVDAKGVSRLYRSRVSNWQLAFLLLACLVTMAVAFTASPSGRAIGTTLSDQWGDFTYWLSNKV from the coding sequence ATGAGGTGGCCGCACCGCACCCGGGCGCGGGTGAACTCCGACCCCGGAGTCTCCGCGGTGGTCCGGGTGGACCGGCGCACCAAGAACCTCACCAAGCGCCTGCGTCCCGGCGAGATCGCGGTCATCGACCACGAGGACCTGGACCGGGTCAGCGCCGAGGCCCTCGTCGCCTGCCGCGCGCGAGCGGTCGTCAACGCCGCCCCGAGCATCAGCGGGCGCTACCCGAACCTCGGGCCCCAGATCCTCCTGCAGGCCGGGATCCCGCTGATCGACGACGCGGGCGCGGACCTGCTCGAGTTCGTCGTCGAGGGGGAGGTCCTGCGGCTGGAGGGCGGCACCCTGTACCGCGGGACCGACGCGGTGGGCCAGGGGGTCGTGCGCACCGCGGAGGACGTCGCCGAGGCCATGGAGAAGGCCCGCGAGGGGCTCTCGGACCAGCTGCGCGCCTTCGCGGCCAACACGATGGAGTACCTCGAGCGTGAGCACTCGCTGCTGCTCGACGGTGTCGGGATCCCGGACCTGACCACGGACCTCGACGGCCGCCACGCGCTGATCGTCGTGCGCGGGCACCACTACCGCGAGGACATCGCGACGCTGCGCCCCTACATCCAGGAGTACCGGCCGGTGATGATCGGCGTCGACGGCGGCGCCGACGCGCTGCTGGAGGCCGGGTACACCCCGCAGCTCATCGTCGGCGACATGGACTCGGTCTCGGACCGGGCGCTGTGCTGCGGCGCGGAACTCGTCGTCCACGCCTACCGCGACGGACGCGCCCCGGGTCTTGAGCGGCTGCAGGCCCTCGGCCTCGACGCGGTCGTCTTCCCGGCCACCGGCACCAGCGAGGACGTCGCGATGCTGCTCGCCGACGACTGCGGGGCGAGCCTGATCGTCGCCGTCGGCACGCACGCCACGCTCGACGAGTTCCTCGACAAGGGCCGCGCCGGCATGGCGAGCACGTTCCTGACCCGGCTGCGGGTGGGCGGCAAGCTCGTCGACGCCAAGGGCGTGTCCCGGCTGTACCGGTCGCGGGTCAGCAACTGGCAGCTGGCCTTCCTGCTCCTCGCGTGTCTGGTCACCATGGCCGTCGCGTTCACGGCCTCCCCGTCGGGTCGCGCGATCGGCACGACCCTCTCCGACCAGTGGGGCGACTTCACCTACTGGCTGAGCAACAAGGTCTAG